The Dehalobacter sp. 12DCB1 region TATTTTTTTCTTTTGATCCGGCCATTCAAAATTCCAGCCTATTTCAGTCGCCTTGCGCAGGACACTGTTGACAAGCGGGGCATAGGTTCGGTTCAGTTGATTCATCAGGTCAACACTCTCATTGACCGCAGCGGGCATCGGCACTCTGTCCATAAATAATATCTGAAAAACACCGATCCTTAAAACAGCCCTGACTTCCTGCGGCAATGCGGACATCGGCTTATTCAGATGTTTTCTCAACGCATAATCCAGCGTCAATTTGTTTTTTAATGCCCCGTTGACTAAAGCGGTAGCCAAATTTCTGTCCCGGCTCAGGGTCAGTCCGGAAAGCTGGGAACGCAAAAGAAGATTGGCATAGGCCCCTTCTTTTTCGACCCGCGTAAGAATACGCACGGCTATTAGCCGTGCGTTTTGATCGTTTATGCGTTTTCGCGTACGTTTGTTTTCTTTTTCAGCAATAGGATCATTCTTCTCCATCATTTTTTCTATCCCATTCTTTTTATTCTCTTGATCCGGTACTAATCATCCCGGCCTTGTGCAATCCATACAAAGCGTAGCAAGGTCAGAATTGCCGTCAGTGCTGCGGCAACATAGGTAAGGGCGGCTGCACTGAGCATCTTTTTTGCGCCCGTCATCTCTTCTGTCTCTTTAATAATACCGCTGTCTCCCAGAAAAGCTAAGGCTCTGTTGCTGGCATTGTATTCAACAGGAAGCGTAACGATCTGAAACAGAACCGCAAACGCAAAAACATAAATCCCAATATCCAACAAGAAGGATATCGACGGTAGGAACAGGCCGAGAAGAATCAAAATAGGCCCTGCCTGGCTGCCAAATGAAGCTACCGGCACAAAAGCTGTCCTGATTTTCAATGGAACATAGCTGTCAGCATGCTGTACGGCATGACCTGTTTCGTGGGCAGCAACAGCCAGCGCTGCAATAGATGTGCTGTTATATACACCGCTGCTGAGCCTTACAACATGAGTCCTCGGGTCGTAGTGGTCCGTAAGGTTACCGGCAACCTGTTCTACCTGAACATCATAAAGACCATTTTCATTCAGTAGGGCTCTGGCTACGTCCGCGCCTGTTGCCCCTGAACTGCTCCTAATCCTGGAATATCTGCTGTAAGCACCACTAACTTTGGCCTGAGCATAAATCGTTAGGATAATTGCTGGAATTAGTAATATAATTGTCGGATCAAATAAAGGCATTATCATCTATTTTCCTCCTTCAAAAGCCTGACCTGACCAAATAACAAAAGAATCATACATCATATGCTTCTTTCAAGGTACCGAAAGAAGCATTATTTAAATATCTAAAGTATATCTATTTAATCTTAGATTTTGCTTAAAAAGTAAGAAATAAGCATGCCAGTTACTGAAATCGGTCATCCTCTTTCAGCCTGTAGCCGTTATAGAAGTCCTGAGCCCGCATCCTTTTCTTTCCTGCAGGCTGAAGTTCTGTAATTTTCAAAATACCTTCTCCGGTCTTAACGAGTAGTCCCCCTTCAGTAAGGGATAAAATACTTCCCGGCAAGCTGTTCTGTAGTGCATTTCCGGACAAGTCAAGCTTTCCAGGCTGTTCACTCAGCCATATTTTAACCTGCTCTTCCCGAAAAAATGCAAATGCACCCGGCCAGGGATTCAGCCCGCGAATCCGGTTGTGAATTTTTGCAGCAGTCCACGACCATTCCAACCGTTCATGTTCTCTGGTCAAAAGCGGTGCATAGGAAGAACCTTCCGGCTGCGGAACCGGATAAACCGCCCCGTTCTCAAGCCCTATCAGCGTATTGAGTAAAGCCTTAGCCCCAATTCGCGCCAAAACATCGTGTAATTCACCGGTTGTAGCCTCCGGGGATATCGGATATTCCTTCATCATCAACATCGCACCCGTATCGAGCCCTTCATCCATCAGCATCGTCGTAACACCGGTTTTTATCTCCCCGTTCATCACGGCCCAATGGATCGGTGCTGCGCCGCGGTAAGCAGGAAGTAGCGAAGCATGCACATTGATGCAGCCGTAAGGTGGTATTTCCAAAATCTCTTTTGACAAAAGCTGTCCGAAAGCAACCACGACAATACACTCCGGCTGCAAATCCTTGATTTGCCGGACTGCTTCCGCAGTTTTGATTCTAGCAGGCTGAAATACAGCAAGTCCATACTTCTCAGCAAGCACTTTGACCGGACTCGCTTTCAATTTATTCCCTCGTCCCGCAGGTTTGTCGGGCTGGGTAAAAACGCCGCCGATTTGATGTCCTGAAGCATAGAGCGCCTCCAGGACAGGCACCGCAAAATCCGGTGTTCCCATAAAAACAAGCCGCATCTGACACTGTCACTTCCCGTTCCGTATTCTAAATGCAAAGACTCTCTCTTCGCGCGTCTAGTAAATCTTAGCCATAAATCTTATACCCCATATTTTGTCTGCGTGCTACAATTTCAGCGTCAAGCGGACTAAGATACTACACATTATAAATCTTGTCCGCGATATCAACAAACAGTATCCCATCAAGATGATCCGTTTCGTGCTGCATCGCTCTAGCTAGGAAACCATCGGCATGATATTCCTTCATCTCGCCATTGCGGTCCATGGCCTGAACTACCACTTCGGCCGCCCGTTTCACCCTGCCAGTCTTATTTGGGACACTTAAGCATCCCTCTTCATCTGCTTCCGAACCGGTTTTTTTAATAATCATCGGATTGATCAGTTCTAAAAGACCGTCTCCGACGTCGATCACCACAACTCTTTTGGATACGCCGACCTGGGGAGCTGCAAGCCCTACCCCTTTCGCCTCATACATGGTCTCAGCCATGTTATCGAGCAATTTGATAATATTCGGGGTAATTTTCTTGACTTCTATTGCTTTTTCCCGCAGAATATCTTCTCCAATTTTTACTATCTGGTAAACGGCCATTACTGGGTCCGCTCCCTTCTCACGCAATTTCTAAAATAATATCCCATAAAAAAACCATATAATCGAATTATACATTTTTGAAAGCCTGAAAGCAATTAACACCTTAAGAGCGACGTGTCAGACCTCCCTCAAATATGTTGTATTTAAGATAGTGGATTTACTTCAATACTGATATTGATCCCTGAGCTGGCCGTTCCAAGATAGAAAGCCCGGACTCCTTGATGGACGATCCTACGGAGAACCGCTGGATTCTTTCCTTTGACCGATACCTGCCAGCGAAATTCATTCTTCAGCCTGGTCAAAACAGCCGGTGCCGGGCCAAGAATCACATATTCCTGATCCTGATCAGCAAGCACCAGGCGGATGCTGTTGGCTAGGTCCTGAGCCGCCTTGATTACCCGATCTTCTTTTTCATGAAAAATCATGATCCTGATGATATGGGCAAATGGCGGATAATTTTGCTGTTTCCGGTAAGCAATCTCTTCCCAGAAAAAGGCTGCATAATCCTGTTTGGCTGACCGCAGGATCGATCTTTCTTCAGGTGAATAGGTCTGGATCACCACTTCGCCGCCTTTAGCTCCACGTCCTGCCCTACCAGCAACCTGGGTCAGCAGCTGAAAAGCTCGTTCTCTGGATCGAAAATCGGGCATATTGAAAAGCTGATCGGCAGAGATTACCCCGACAAGGGTAACGTTGGGAAAATCCAGCCCTTTGGCCAGCATTTGGGTCCCGACAAGAATCGGAACCTCTCCGCTGCGAAACCGTTCTAGAATTCTATTGTATTCCCGGGAGCCGGAGGTCGTATCCGTATCCAATCGTAAGACTTCAACTCCGGGAAACAAAGCAGAAACCTCTTCTTCAACTTTTTGGGTTCCCTGGCCGAAGAAACGAATAAACCGGCTGTTGCATTCCGGGCAACGGTGAAAAACATCCTGTTGGTAATTACAGTAGTGACAGCACAACTGCTGATGATGACTGTGGTATGTCAGGGAAACATCACAATGCGGGCAGCGTGCGACATAGCCACATTCACGGCAAAATACAAAGGTCGAATAACCTCTGCGGTTCAGAAAAAGGATACTTTGTTCTCCGTTGTCAATTCTCTCCTGGAGCTTGTTTCTAAGTGCCATGGAGAACATTGTTTTATTGCCGCTAGCCAGTTCCTGTTTCATATCCACAATATCGACAGTGGGTAAAGCCTGTTGGTTGAAGCGTTCTTCCAGTGACACAAGACCAATCTTATCCCTTTGGGCCGCCGCATACGCTTCCAGGGATGGGGTAGCGCTTCCCAGAAGCACAAGCCCGCCTCTGTCCTCCACCCTTTTCCGGGCGACGTCTCGGGCATGATACTTGGGATTTTCATCCTGTTTATAAGCGTTATCGTGTTCCTCATCCAGTATGATCAGTTTAAGGTTTGACAGAGGCGCAAAAACAGCAGAGCGCGCTCCGATAATCACGCGCTTATTCCGTTGCAGGATTTGCTCCCAAATTGCTAGTTTATCGCTGGAACTGATGCCTGAATGAATAATTCCGACCATATCTCCGAACTGTTCCAGAAATATTCTGGAGATCTGAGAAGTAAGTGAAATCTCAGGTACAAGCAGAATAACATCACCCCCTTCAGCCAGTACCTTTGCCACCAGCTCTTTATAAACCTCTGTCTTGCCACTGCCGGTTATCCCATGGATCAAAACCGTTCCGCCATCATTTTTATTGCGAAACGCCAGAATATCCTGGAAAACTTTTTCCTGGGCAGGACTTAATGTGCCTGTAACGTGCCGAACGGAACCAGCTGTTATCTGCTCAATATTGTTTCTTATATCGACGTCTATGTCTTTATCTGTGTCTATATCTGTGTCTATATCAATTTTATTCTCTATGTTATTTTTTTTTCTTTCATTCAAGTCGGAACTGCCTGCTTTTCCAGAAAACCGTATTTCTTTTTTGATCCATCCCTGCTTAAGCATATCCTCAAGCAGTTCTTTCTTCGCCCCGCTTCTCTTTAGCAGGACATTTTCCGACAGGCCTCCCCGACGCGACCTGTTAAGGGTTTTTAAGACCTGGAATGTATCCGGATCGAGAAGCTCCAAAACTTTAACGTCCTCATCGTCCATGCCGGCCATGGAAGTCATCCAGGTTTCTCCCTTTCCCTTTAAAAAAGGCCACACAGAATGAAGGGCTTGCGCTTTTGGGCAGATCGTCGTCTCCGAAAGCCAGCAGGCCAGTTCTATGAGCTCCGGTGGAATTAGACAGTTTTCTTCCAGGACCGCTTCTATGTTGCGGAATCTGGGCTCACCGTCGAGTTCAGGCGGGTCGGAACTGATACTGACAACTAGGCCCCGGACTTTTCTGTGCTTAAGCGGGACAACCACCATCATCCCCGCATGAATTACGAGATTGTCCGGAATATAGTAATGAAAACTCTGATCAAGACGCCTGTTGGCGACGTCGACCAACACCTCTGCGTATCCGCTCAATTTCAAAGGCTCCTCCCTGCTGATGTCAAAAAATCGGATGCTGTATCAATTATAGCAGATAACCTGTCATCTGTTCATGCTGAAAAAATGTATGCAATATGAAAATCATTCTGACGCAGAAAAAGTATTTGCCGAAAAATCTCTGATATGACGGCGTTCCTCGGGCGTCAGCCTAAACTGTTCCATAATGAATTGATCCAGGATTTCAAACTGATCTTCCCCGACGATGATTTGGTTCGTTAATTGCAGGATATGGTCAATCACTGCCTGTTCCCATAAGGGCAGCGGAAGCAGTTCCAGATCTCCCCTGAGCACTTTCAGGGTATGGAATTTCTTGCGAAAAAGAAATTGATAAAGGCTGCTGTTAAATAAAGCAAGAATTACTTTCACCGGATAGTTTCCTGGTTCGGGGATCAGGATATTGGCACTGTTCAGTGTAAGACTGCCTTGATCATCATAGGCGAAAACAAGTCTTTCAGAAATGAAGCGGTAAATCAGTTTCTCCGCCGTCCTGTATTTATGTTCCGGTGCTGTTTGCTGGAACTTGTCCGGCTGAAACCGTAAAAAAGAAGACGGCTTCTTCAGAACGAATTTATCCACATCTGATCCCTTATAGATTGGCTCAGCACCCGGCTCGTTCGTCTGAAGCAGGTATCTCCGATTATCTCCGGTGACAATTCCCAAGGCCCAGTCGGCCTTATCTTTCAGGAAAGTATGTCGGGTCGAATAGACCTTGCTGAAAATGGCTTCGTCCTGGCTGCTCAGGTAAATATCAAAAATATGCCAGGCATTACTTCGAAACCTTTCCTGAGAGACCAGGTATTCTTGTTCCGGAAATTTCACCAGAACTTGATCCTTCTCTGACGGTAAGGCCTTTCTGAGGTCAAGGCGGATCACGGCTGAGAAGACATTTTTAAATCTCCTGCCCAGATATTCGATCCTGATGATCTGACAATTCTCAAGCAGATATCCTCTGATATCAGCATGGGCACGGATATTCAGGATGGATTCCGGCAGAATAAACGAGACAACCCCTCCATCTTTCATCAGATCAAGACTCACCCTGAGAAAATAAGAAAAGGACTCCCCGGAAGTTATTTCCGGAAACTCCACAGCCATTTTCTGGCGGACACTCAGATCAATCTCCGCTCCCCACGGAGGATTCGTGGCAATAAAATCAAATTTCCCGAAAGCGGAAGATTCCCGTTCCATATCGGTTAAAGTATTGCAGTGGATGATGTTGGGGTGAAAATCCCGGGAACATGTCAACAAAAGATTGAACCTGGCAATCCTTACCGATGTCAGATCGAGGTCCATCCCATAGATGTTTTCGGGTTCATCCATATTCCGGGCAAAGGATAAAAGATACTGGCCCGTACCGCAGCAAGGATCAAGCACCTTCTGTCCGCTGCGGATATAAGCCCGGGCAGCGTCATTCGCTATGCCCGGCGGGGTGAAGTAAGAACCAAGGCGGGCTTTATTCCCCTCCATGGTCAGCGATTGATAGATAATGCCCAATATATCTTCTTCTAAAGGAAAACGGATGTTAAAAAGATATTCAAGGTGCTGAGAATCCGGCCTGCCGTACGAAAACTTCAAAGAAGATTCTAAAGAAGATTGCTTAGATGTCCTGAGCATATCCTGATAAAAATTCTTCAGCTCCATGCGGACATGCTGTCGCTGGAAAATAGCTTCCGGAAGATCAATAATTTTTTTCAGGTCATCGGAAAGTATGTCTCCCGAGCTCCGAAAAAGATTCAAAGCCAGAACGAAGACTGTCCATCCCCGGTCTATGTTATGCCGGATCAGATAAGCCAATAGATCCATGATCTGCTTACGTGTTCTTTTGTTTAGGATGTATTCTGTCGGGGCAAATCGTTTATCAGCACCGGCTTTGTTTGCTCTTTTTCTTAAGCGGTCAAAATCTCCCTGCGCAATCCGTTCCCGAAGCAGAAACACCTCATCAAGATCAAAGACCTTTCCGTCAGGATCAGAAGGATGGAGATAGCCATGCCGGATCCAGTTGCGGACACTCGGCACAGATATCCCCAGGATTTCTGCGGTTAACTTTGAATCAATTCGATGATTATCCATTTCTGCAGTCCTGTCGTTTTAGATTAATCCAGGTTGCCTACCTTTTTGTTTTCCTGACTGTTCACCGCATAGAAAAGAGAATCGAGGTTGCGGACTAAGTCCTTTGCAATTTGCGGTTTATTCATCGTATAGATATGGACACCGTCAATATCATTCGCAAGTAATTCCACAATTTGTTTGGTCGCGTAAGCAATGCCGGCATCTTTTAGGGCTTCCATGTTATGCTCAAATTTGTCAAGTATTTTAATCAATTTCTGCGGCATCCGTGCATTCGACAATGCTAATATTCTTTCAATCTGAACCCGATTAGTGATTGGCATGATCCCTGCCAGAATCGGAACATTAATGTTCAGCT contains the following coding sequences:
- the def gene encoding peptide deformylase gives rise to the protein MAVYQIVKIGEDILREKAIEVKKITPNIIKLLDNMAETMYEAKGVGLAAPQVGVSKRVVVIDVGDGLLELINPMIIKKTGSEADEEGCLSVPNKTGRVKRAAEVVVQAMDRNGEMKEYHADGFLARAMQHETDHLDGILFVDIADKIYNV
- the priA gene encoding primosomal protein N', whose protein sequence is MSGYAEVLVDVANRRLDQSFHYYIPDNLVIHAGMMVVVPLKHRKVRGLVVSISSDPPELDGEPRFRNIEAVLEENCLIPPELIELACWLSETTICPKAQALHSVWPFLKGKGETWMTSMAGMDDEDVKVLELLDPDTFQVLKTLNRSRRGGLSENVLLKRSGAKKELLEDMLKQGWIKKEIRFSGKAGSSDLNERKKNNIENKIDIDTDIDTDKDIDVDIRNNIEQITAGSVRHVTGTLSPAQEKVFQDILAFRNKNDGGTVLIHGITGSGKTEVYKELVAKVLAEGGDVILLVPEISLTSQISRIFLEQFGDMVGIIHSGISSSDKLAIWEQILQRNKRVIIGARSAVFAPLSNLKLIILDEEHDNAYKQDENPKYHARDVARKRVEDRGGLVLLGSATPSLEAYAAAQRDKIGLVSLEERFNQQALPTVDIVDMKQELASGNKTMFSMALRNKLQERIDNGEQSILFLNRRGYSTFVFCRECGYVARCPHCDVSLTYHSHHQQLCCHYCNYQQDVFHRCPECNSRFIRFFGQGTQKVEEEVSALFPGVEVLRLDTDTTSGSREYNRILERFRSGEVPILVGTQMLAKGLDFPNVTLVGVISADQLFNMPDFRSRERAFQLLTQVAGRAGRGAKGGEVVIQTYSPEERSILRSAKQDYAAFFWEEIAYRKQQNYPPFAHIIRIMIFHEKEDRVIKAAQDLANSIRLVLADQDQEYVILGPAPAVLTRLKNEFRWQVSVKGKNPAVLRRIVHQGVRAFYLGTASSGINISIEVNPLS
- the fmt gene encoding methionyl-tRNA formyltransferase, translating into MRLVFMGTPDFAVPVLEALYASGHQIGGVFTQPDKPAGRGNKLKASPVKVLAEKYGLAVFQPARIKTAEAVRQIKDLQPECIVVVAFGQLLSKEILEIPPYGCINVHASLLPAYRGAAPIHWAVMNGEIKTGVTTMLMDEGLDTGAMLMMKEYPISPEATTGELHDVLARIGAKALLNTLIGLENGAVYPVPQPEGSSYAPLLTREHERLEWSWTAAKIHNRIRGLNPWPGAFAFFREEQVKIWLSEQPGKLDLSGNALQNSLPGSILSLTEGGLLVKTGEGILKITELQPAGKKRMRAQDFYNGYRLKEDDRFQ
- a CDS encoding zinc metallopeptidase, whose protein sequence is MPLFDPTIILLIPAIILTIYAQAKVSGAYSRYSRIRSSSGATGADVARALLNENGLYDVQVEQVAGNLTDHYDPRTHVVRLSSGVYNSTSIAALAVAAHETGHAVQHADSYVPLKIRTAFVPVASFGSQAGPILILLGLFLPSISFLLDIGIYVFAFAVLFQIVTLPVEYNASNRALAFLGDSGIIKETEEMTGAKKMLSAAALTYVAAALTAILTLLRFVWIAQGRDD
- a CDS encoding N-6 DNA methylase; the protein is MDNHRIDSKLTAEILGISVPSVRNWIRHGYLHPSDPDGKVFDLDEVFLLRERIAQGDFDRLRKRANKAGADKRFAPTEYILNKRTRKQIMDLLAYLIRHNIDRGWTVFVLALNLFRSSGDILSDDLKKIIDLPEAIFQRQHVRMELKNFYQDMLRTSKQSSLESSLKFSYGRPDSQHLEYLFNIRFPLEEDILGIIYQSLTMEGNKARLGSYFTPPGIANDAARAYIRSGQKVLDPCCGTGQYLLSFARNMDEPENIYGMDLDLTSVRIARFNLLLTCSRDFHPNIIHCNTLTDMERESSAFGKFDFIATNPPWGAEIDLSVRQKMAVEFPEITSGESFSYFLRVSLDLMKDGGVVSFILPESILNIRAHADIRGYLLENCQIIRIEYLGRRFKNVFSAVIRLDLRKALPSEKDQVLVKFPEQEYLVSQERFRSNAWHIFDIYLSSQDEAIFSKVYSTRHTFLKDKADWALGIVTGDNRRYLLQTNEPGAEPIYKGSDVDKFVLKKPSSFLRFQPDKFQQTAPEHKYRTAEKLIYRFISERLVFAYDDQGSLTLNSANILIPEPGNYPVKVILALFNSSLYQFLFRKKFHTLKVLRGDLELLPLPLWEQAVIDHILQLTNQIIVGEDQFEILDQFIMEQFRLTPEERRHIRDFSANTFSASE